A segment of the Echinicola strongylocentroti genome:
AATAATGATTACTAAACTACACCAAAGATATGGTTCTTGCATCCTGTATCCTTATGGGCTTGGGGCAATCGGTTCCTTAAATTGAAAAAAAATATCTCCATTTCAACATTTACCTGCAAAAAACTTCCCCCCCAAAAAGGCAGGAATCAGGGCAAATCAGCAATATATCAAGCTGCTGCCGAGCCAATTTTGTCATTGCTATGAAGAGGGGAAAAATAATTTCGGGGTATCAAAAGGTTATATTGAGCCTCTGTTTATGAAAATAAACTCATTCTTCAATTGTTCTTTTTTATTGGATTTGATAAAACCGGCTGCTATCCTCCCCATGCTTTCGAAGTCCGTAGTAAATACCGTTATCCCAAGAAACTGCTTCAAAGGAGTATCATTGTAAGAAATCACCCCAATATCCTTTCCCAGCTCCACTCCCATTTCCTTTATTTGACTGATGATACCTACAAGGTCATTTTCTTGTATCACGATATATGCATCGCCTTTTTGGACATCGCACACCTCTCCCGAAGAATCTATTATCTCAAAGTCAACATCATTTTCCACGCAAAATTTACGGAAGCCAATTTTAATTTCCTGTGGATGTGGGTATAGGGAGTTTGCAGGAAATATCAAGATCAACTTCTTGTACTTCTGTATATAAAGATTCGCCTCAATCAATGCATAATAAATATCCATTTTAAAATCCTGGTAAATAGCAGGAACAGGCCCTGCTAATTCCTCCAACTTATTGTCCATTACGATTAACTTATTGGGGGCGATTTTTTTGAGGACATTCAGGACTTTATCATTTATACTGACGTGTAGGTCATTTTCATTTTTAAAATGCGGCATTACCACGAATAGATAATATTGCCCGATTGACTCATTCAGTTTATTGACAAACAATTGATCATCACAATGGTAAACATAAAAGTCAACTTTAAAGTCTTGGTCAAGTGCAGCTAAAAAAGCTTTATATATTTTCAATTTATAATCACTAAACTTATTTATAAGAAGCAGGACCTTCTTCCCCCCTTCTTCCATTGTATTGGCGATATAATACCCAATCGATTTCTTTGATTTTAGAATACCTTTTTCCTTCAGGATTTTGTAGGCTTTTTCGACCGTATCCCTTGAGACGTAATGCCTTTCACTTAACTCATTGATTGAAGGGATCCTAGCTCCAATTTCCAGTTTCCCTCCATTGACATCTTCAGTAATGGAGTTTACTATTTGCCTATACTTTGGTACTCGGGAATTGGGAGAAATCCTTATAAAACTTGTATCGTTCATTAATGTATATTTAGCGACTTTT
Coding sequences within it:
- a CDS encoding GntR family transcriptional regulator, producing the protein MNDTSFIRISPNSRVPKYRQIVNSITEDVNGGKLEIGARIPSINELSERHYVSRDTVEKAYKILKEKGILKSKKSIGYYIANTMEEGGKKVLLLINKFSDYKLKIYKAFLAALDQDFKVDFYVYHCDDQLFVNKLNESIGQYYLFVVMPHFKNENDLHVSINDKVLNVLKKIAPNKLIVMDNKLEELAGPVPAIYQDFKMDIYYALIEANLYIQKYKKLILIFPANSLYPHPQEIKIGFRKFCVENDVDFEIIDSSGEVCDVQKGDAYIVIQENDLVGIISQIKEMGVELGKDIGVISYNDTPLKQFLGITVFTTDFESMGRIAAGFIKSNKKEQLKNEFIFINRGSI